One genomic region from Hoeflea algicola encodes:
- a CDS encoding MFS transporter — translation MAASAAPAAFSVVVALSVCHFLNDTMQSVLAAIYPILKINYALSFGQIGMLTFAFQFTASLLQPAIGAFTDKRPISYGLPVGMGFSLVGLLLLSSAGYYGLLLLAAALVGLGSAVFHPESSRIARLASGGRHGTAQSVFQVGGNLGTACGPLLAAFIIVPNGQTSVAWFGVAALIAMVILTWVSRWYGAFRRASVGRPAPDKTLAHSRRRVMIALVVLALLVFTKNIYVASFTSFYTFFVIERFGVSVQASQLLLFVFLGAMAVGTLIGGPIGDRIGTRAVIWVSILGILPFTLMLPYADLFWTTVLTVIIGVILASAFPAIIVFAQELVPGRIGLIAGVFFGFAFGMGGISAAVLGEVADIKGIIYVYQICSFLPFLGLLTVLLPKHTRNQTA, via the coding sequence ATGGCGGCAAGTGCCGCGCCGGCCGCCTTTTCGGTGGTGGTGGCGCTCAGCGTCTGTCATTTTCTCAACGACACGATGCAGTCGGTGCTGGCAGCGATCTATCCGATCCTGAAAATCAACTATGCGCTCAGCTTTGGCCAGATCGGCATGCTGACCTTCGCCTTCCAGTTCACCGCGTCGTTGCTGCAGCCGGCGATCGGTGCCTTTACCGACAAGCGACCGATCAGCTACGGATTGCCGGTCGGCATGGGTTTTTCGCTGGTGGGGCTGCTGTTGCTCTCATCGGCCGGCTATTACGGCCTGCTGCTATTGGCTGCGGCGCTGGTGGGGCTTGGCTCGGCGGTGTTCCACCCCGAATCCTCGCGCATTGCCCGGCTTGCCTCGGGCGGTCGCCACGGCACCGCGCAATCGGTGTTTCAGGTGGGCGGCAATTTGGGCACTGCCTGCGGGCCTTTGCTGGCGGCGTTCATCATCGTGCCCAACGGCCAGACCTCGGTCGCCTGGTTTGGCGTGGCCGCGTTGATTGCCATGGTGATCCTGACCTGGGTCAGCCGCTGGTATGGCGCCTTCCGTCGTGCCTCGGTGGGACGACCGGCTCCCGACAAGACGCTCGCACATAGCCGCCGCCGGGTGATGATTGCGCTGGTGGTTCTGGCATTGCTGGTGTTTACCAAGAACATCTATGTCGCCAGTTTTACCAGCTTCTACACCTTCTTCGTGATTGAACGCTTCGGCGTCAGCGTTCAGGCGTCGCAATTGCTGCTGTTCGTGTTTCTGGGCGCGATGGCCGTCGGTACGCTGATCGGTGGTCCGATCGGCGACCGGATCGGGACGCGCGCGGTGATCTGGGTGTCGATCCTCGGCATTCTGCCGTTTACGCTGATGCTGCCCTATGCGGATCTGTTCTGGACCACGGTGCTGACGGTGATCATCGGCGTGATTCTGGCCTCGGCGTTTCCGGCGATCATCGTGTTTGCACAGGAACTTGTGCCGGGACGGATCGGGCTGATTGCCGGCGTGTTCTTCGGCTTTGCCTTCGGCATGGGCGGCATATCGGCCGCGGTGCTGGGGGAGGTGGCCGATATCAAGGGGATCATCTATGTCTACCAGATCTGCTCGTTCCTGCCGTTCCTGGGCCTGCTGACCGTACTTTTGCCAAAGCACACGCGTAATCAGACCGCTTGA
- a CDS encoding AraC family transcriptional regulator: MIDQTAIHHRALPLENALQHHLRLDAVEAATTPAFAFTLRFAAGEHVPEHEHGRAQLLHPITGVVIVSTQMGRWMVPPDHALWIPAGVRHSVDMIGEVEMQSVYVQSDAMPGLPVHLHVTGLTPLMRSLSEEVVRQGPDNDEPRSRLIQALLLHEIPRLPERPLGLPLPAHPGLARLCRSFISAPSARLEIDEWAARTGMSRRTFTRVFRQETGLSLSAWRQQACVMAALPRLTAGDAVTVVALDLGYDSMPAFTTMFSRVMGAPPKAYLTNQKAA; this comes from the coding sequence ATGATCGACCAAACGGCTATTCACCATCGCGCGCTACCGCTTGAAAACGCCTTGCAACACCATTTGCGGCTCGACGCTGTGGAAGCAGCAACCACACCGGCGTTTGCCTTCACCCTCCGTTTCGCGGCGGGCGAACATGTTCCAGAGCACGAGCACGGGCGGGCACAGTTGCTGCACCCGATCACCGGCGTCGTCATTGTATCAACGCAGATGGGCCGCTGGATGGTGCCCCCCGACCACGCCTTGTGGATCCCGGCCGGCGTGCGCCATTCGGTCGACATGATCGGTGAAGTCGAAATGCAATCGGTCTACGTTCAATCCGACGCCATGCCCGGTTTGCCGGTACATCTACATGTCACCGGCTTGACCCCCTTGATGCGCAGCCTGAGCGAGGAGGTTGTCCGCCAGGGCCCCGACAATGACGAACCCCGCTCGCGGCTGATCCAGGCCTTGCTGTTGCACGAAATCCCGCGACTGCCTGAACGCCCTTTGGGCCTGCCGCTTCCTGCGCATCCCGGCCTGGCGCGCCTGTGCCGCAGCTTCATCAGCGCACCCTCGGCCCGGCTTGAAATCGACGAATGGGCCGCCCGGACCGGGATGAGCCGCCGCACTTTCACCCGGGTGTTCCGGCAGGAAACCGGGTTGAGCCTGTCGGCCTGGCGCCAGCAGGCCTGCGTGATGGCCGCATTGCCGCGGCTGACCGCCGGTGACGCGGTCACCGTGGTTGCGCTTGATCTCGGCTATGACAGCATGCCAGCATTCACGACCATGTTTTCCAGGGTCATGGGTGCACCGCCCAAGGCCTATCTCACCAATCAGAAGGCCGCCTGA
- a CDS encoding Na/Pi cotransporter family protein, whose amino-acid sequence MSGIIVFINLAGAVALLLWATRMVRTGIERAYGNALRDKLKLAISNRVTAAIAGFFLAIALQSATAVALITAGFVASGYVSSAIGIATLLGADLGSAFVVRILRHDLSLLIPVLLLAGTISFRASEARNWRQLGRILFGLGLLLLSLRLIGEASIPLKTSEILPVIINYLSRDWITAFVLAGLLAWAFHSSVATVLLLASLADRALIPPVLIIPLVLGINFGAAVIAAVLTRGERTDARVVPLGNVAIRGLGTLIALAVQMTVELPSSVFSTHPGDAVVLCHLAINLAVLVFGLPFCGMVGRLLQSWMTSPDVGVETISEERLSALTPEHLSNPEQAIANATREVLTVCERIELMLAWIFDVYEKSDKAKITRIQELDDEIDQTHRNIKFYLAKISESALDEKSAALCQDLLGATIKLEQAADIISQNMVTRARKRHARKIVFSEEGWHEIKALHQEVSKNARLAFNLFVNRDVEHARQLVAQKEVVRTMVRHSEEQHMQRLRDGNDNSYDSSSIHIDTMRDLKEINSLFVSIAYPVLASAGMLRKSRLL is encoded by the coding sequence ATGTCGGGTATCATTGTCTTTATCAATCTGGCCGGCGCAGTCGCCCTGCTGCTCTGGGCCACACGAATGGTCAGAACCGGCATCGAACGCGCTTATGGCAACGCCCTGCGCGACAAGCTGAAGCTGGCGATCAGCAACCGCGTCACCGCGGCCATCGCCGGGTTTTTCCTGGCCATTGCCTTGCAAAGCGCCACCGCGGTGGCGCTGATCACCGCGGGCTTTGTCGCCAGCGGCTACGTCTCCTCGGCGATCGGCATCGCCACCCTGCTCGGCGCCGATCTCGGTTCGGCCTTTGTCGTGCGCATCCTGCGCCATGACCTGTCGCTGCTGATTCCCGTTCTGCTGCTCGCCGGCACCATCTCCTTCCGCGCCAGCGAGGCGCGAAACTGGCGGCAATTAGGCCGCATCCTGTTCGGGCTGGGGCTTTTGCTGCTGTCACTGCGGTTGATCGGCGAAGCCTCAATCCCGCTGAAAACCAGCGAAATCCTGCCGGTGATCATCAATTACCTGTCGCGCGACTGGATAACCGCCTTTGTGCTCGCCGGGCTGCTGGCCTGGGCGTTTCATTCCAGCGTTGCCACCGTGCTGCTGCTGGCCTCGCTGGCCGACCGCGCGTTGATCCCGCCAGTGCTGATCATTCCGCTGGTGCTCGGCATCAATTTCGGCGCAGCCGTGATCGCCGCGGTGTTGACCCGTGGCGAACGCACCGATGCACGGGTCGTGCCGCTCGGCAACGTCGCCATTCGCGGCCTTGGCACGCTGATCGCACTGGCCGTCCAGATGACGGTGGAATTGCCCAGCAGCGTCTTTTCCACTCATCCTGGCGATGCTGTAGTGCTGTGCCATCTCGCCATCAATCTGGCGGTTCTGGTTTTCGGACTTCCCTTCTGCGGCATGGTTGGCCGTCTGCTGCAGTCGTGGATGACAAGCCCCGATGTGGGCGTGGAAACCATAAGCGAGGAACGTCTCTCGGCGCTGACGCCAGAACATCTGTCCAATCCCGAACAGGCGATCGCCAACGCCACCCGCGAAGTGCTGACCGTGTGCGAGCGGATCGAACTGATGCTGGCCTGGATCTTTGATGTCTATGAAAAATCCGACAAGGCAAAGATCACGCGGATTCAGGAACTTGACGACGAGATCGACCAGACCCACCGCAACATCAAGTTCTACCTGGCGAAGATTTCCGAAAGCGCGTTGGACGAAAAGTCAGCGGCGCTATGCCAGGACCTTCTTGGCGCCACCATCAAACTCGAACAGGCCGCCGACATCATCTCCCAGAACATGGTCACAAGGGCACGCAAGCGGCATGCCCGCAAGATCGTCTTTTCCGAGGAAGGCTGGCACGAAATCAAGGCATTGCATCAGGAAGTGTCGAAAAATGCGCGGCTGGCCTTCAATCTGTTCGTCAACCGCGATGTCGAGCACGCGCGGCAACTGGTGGCGCAAAAAGAAGTGGTGCGCACCATGGTCCGCCACAGTGAAGAGCAGCACATGCAGCGGTTGAGAGACGGAAACGACAACTCCTATGACAGCTCGTCGATCCATATCGACACGATGCGTGACCTCAAGGAAATCAACTCGTTGTTCGTTTCGATCGCCTATCCGGTCCTCGCCAGCGCCGGCATGTTGCGTAAAAGCCGGCTTCTATAA
- a CDS encoding NAD(P)H-hydrate dehydratase: MAINAILLVNPSTMGKIDAAAIASGIGGYGLMQAAGAHVAACVLRYYPAMVRAIIFCGPGNNGGDGHVAARLLAESGVDVCRYGVEPRPGGDAARAHADCPGKILPLADWCPEPGDVIVDALFGAGLDRPVNDEVAALIERAKAAETPVVAVDLPSGLSGRTGQPTGACFQACHTVTFAALKPGHLLMPGRALCGEMHLCDIGIPARLITGDDPISCNHAGLYNDYLPAADPAQHKYKRGHLVVFSGRLISGGAARLAASAGLHAGAGLVTLATPPGAVMVQATHLTAVMQRSVKSADDLDQWLEDPRLAAFVLGPGFGDLDKARDFVTPLGGANRPVVLDADGLSAFAGDTERLGGLFLGETRLVITPHEGEFRRLFAELSDDPQLSKIDRARAAAKILNAVVVYKGPDTVIAAPDGRAAVNAGAPPWLATAGSGDVLAGIIGALLAQGMPPFEASCAGVAMHGQAGDRAGRAMTAEDLPPHIAPL; encoded by the coding sequence ATGGCGATCAATGCGATACTGCTGGTGAACCCTTCAACTATGGGCAAGATTGACGCCGCGGCGATTGCCAGCGGAATTGGCGGCTATGGGCTGATGCAAGCTGCGGGCGCGCATGTTGCCGCCTGCGTGCTCAGGTACTACCCGGCCATGGTCCGGGCGATCATCTTCTGCGGACCTGGTAATAATGGCGGCGACGGTCATGTGGCAGCGCGCCTGCTTGCCGAGAGTGGCGTTGATGTTTGCCGCTACGGTGTTGAACCGCGACCGGGCGGTGATGCGGCACGGGCTCATGCCGATTGCCCGGGCAAGATCCTGCCTCTCGCCGACTGGTGTCCTGAACCTGGCGATGTGATTGTCGACGCGCTGTTTGGCGCTGGCCTCGACCGGCCAGTAAATGACGAGGTCGCCGCACTGATCGAGCGCGCGAAGGCAGCAGAGACACCGGTGGTCGCCGTTGATTTGCCGTCGGGCCTGTCGGGGCGAACCGGGCAACCGACTGGCGCCTGTTTTCAGGCATGCCATACCGTAACCTTTGCTGCGCTCAAACCTGGCCATCTGCTAATGCCGGGCAGGGCGCTGTGCGGCGAGATGCATCTGTGCGATATCGGCATTCCGGCGCGGCTGATTACCGGTGATGACCCGATCTCCTGCAACCACGCGGGGCTTTATAACGACTACCTTCCGGCAGCAGATCCGGCGCAGCATAAGTATAAACGGGGACACTTGGTGGTGTTTTCCGGCCGGTTGATCTCGGGGGGCGCGGCACGGCTTGCGGCCTCTGCCGGATTGCATGCAGGCGCCGGGTTGGTGACGCTGGCGACGCCGCCCGGTGCGGTGATGGTTCAGGCCACGCACCTGACGGCGGTGATGCAACGGTCGGTTAAATCGGCAGATGATCTCGATCAATGGCTTGAAGATCCGCGGCTTGCGGCCTTCGTGCTGGGGCCTGGATTTGGCGATCTCGACAAGGCCCGCGATTTTGTCACGCCGCTCGGCGGCGCCAACCGCCCGGTGGTGCTCGACGCCGACGGGCTGAGCGCTTTTGCAGGCGATACGGAACGGCTGGGGGGCTTGTTCTTGGGAGAAACGCGGCTGGTGATAACCCCGCATGAGGGCGAGTTCCGCCGGTTGTTTGCCGAATTGTCGGATGATCCTCAACTCTCGAAGATCGACCGAGCGCGTGCAGCGGCAAAGATCCTCAATGCGGTGGTGGTCTACAAGGGGCCAGATACGGTGATCGCAGCTCCTGATGGCCGTGCGGCGGTCAATGCCGGGGCGCCACCGTGGCTTGCCACTGCCGGGTCGGGCGATGTGCTGGCCGGTATCATCGGCGCGCTGCTGGCCCAGGGCATGCCGCCCTTCGAGGCCAGTTGCGCGGGCGTGGCGATGCATGGTCAGGCAGGCGATCGGGCGGGCAGGGCAATGACGGCAGAAGATCTGCCGCCGCATATCGCGCCTTTATAG
- a CDS encoding P-II family nitrogen regulator, which yields MKKIEAIIKPFKLDEVKEALQEVGLQGITVTEAKGFGRQKGHTELYRGAEYVVDFLPKVKVEIVLADETAEAAIDAIRNAAQTGRIGDGKIFVSNVEEVIRIRTGETGNDAI from the coding sequence ATGAAAAAGATCGAAGCGATCATCAAGCCGTTCAAGCTCGACGAAGTGAAGGAAGCCCTTCAGGAAGTCGGCCTGCAGGGCATTACCGTTACCGAGGCCAAGGGTTTCGGTCGCCAGAAGGGCCACACCGAGCTCTACCGCGGCGCGGAATATGTCGTGGATTTCCTGCCCAAGGTGAAGGTCGAGATCGTGCTCGCCGATGAAACGGCCGAAGCCGCAATCGACGCCATTCGCAACGCCGCCCAGACCGGCCGCATCGGCGATGGCAAGATCTTCGTCTCCAATGTCGAGGAAGTCATCCGCATTCGTACCGGTGAAACCGGCAACGACGCCATCTAA